A window from Streptomyces sp. NBC_00271 encodes these proteins:
- a CDS encoding VMAP-C domain-containing protein, with translation MSTADVMEPVDPRRMFALVVGIESYAISHRWDLPGAARDAVRFADWLTAGGVPEEQVHVLVSPLDRTAAGLPDSDGPAPTRDHVERLLFKELPACDGDLLWIYWAGHGYLDHAHQLLLPYADATRDWTSHLNLEAALRWWKGSGPMAARFRRQIAIGDACRVDARLARKLSFGVAEYGARPPDPDRLQFTLYASRVGELAQNLPDSGAGQFTDALIRRLRETSPQTSVRELVPIVRTVQADLLEMRSRGLAWQQPQFVVDRDWTGSTFLGDSRHTDDRPTGGTPTHSAACLDQRAWDELAPLLHLPRLPSHTYDAYRWAFEITDCAHPARRGLPTAELAGITHDLDARQGRPGMPLVLPFMRYLAAHCTDSVWAQQVLVWIESARTRLGMSPVPVPPRADPEQVGLHVRFEEDTERDGAYWVRMWLYRNEGFETLWESDQPLDPAGTRRALARLLDETHACDVRRIEFHVPLGLLAEPFESWRLPIGRRRKPVELGQTFEVVVRCPQERDGLAGALWLRKWQWLKAHGGTDPQAVRELRDEGVSVELGTILQAAESPVCVLADVSGPRLTETIEAVLDAGVPIAVWHRDGGEPGRIAAILAEQWDPEELNVRRLPFLVWQSRIPNAASTARTGRTSAARLALMWDDPERVPERRALS, from the coding sequence GTGAGCACGGCCGATGTCATGGAACCAGTCGATCCGCGCAGGATGTTCGCCCTGGTGGTCGGCATCGAGTCCTACGCGATCAGCCACAGGTGGGATCTGCCCGGCGCGGCGCGGGACGCCGTGCGCTTCGCGGACTGGCTGACGGCCGGCGGCGTGCCCGAGGAGCAGGTCCATGTCCTGGTGTCTCCCCTGGACCGGACCGCGGCGGGCCTGCCGGACTCCGACGGCCCGGCGCCGACACGCGATCACGTCGAGCGTCTGCTGTTCAAGGAACTGCCCGCGTGCGACGGGGACCTGCTGTGGATCTACTGGGCCGGACACGGCTACCTGGACCACGCCCACCAACTGCTCCTGCCGTACGCCGACGCCACCCGGGACTGGACGTCCCATCTCAATCTCGAGGCCGCGCTTCGCTGGTGGAAGGGATCGGGTCCCATGGCGGCCCGCTTCCGCCGGCAGATAGCGATCGGCGACGCGTGCCGAGTGGACGCCCGTCTCGCCCGGAAGCTCTCCTTCGGGGTGGCGGAGTACGGCGCCCGTCCCCCGGACCCTGACCGGCTCCAGTTCACGCTGTACGCCTCCCGGGTCGGCGAACTCGCCCAGAATCTGCCGGACAGCGGAGCCGGGCAGTTCACCGACGCGCTCATCCGCCGGCTCCGGGAGACCTCGCCGCAGACGAGCGTGCGTGAGCTCGTTCCGATCGTCCGGACCGTGCAGGCCGACCTCTTGGAGATGCGCTCCCGCGGACTGGCGTGGCAGCAGCCCCAGTTCGTCGTCGACCGGGACTGGACCGGCTCCACCTTCCTCGGCGACAGCCGGCACACGGACGACCGGCCGACGGGCGGCACGCCGACACACAGCGCAGCCTGCCTCGACCAGCGAGCGTGGGACGAATTGGCGCCGCTGCTCCACCTGCCCCGCCTTCCCTCCCACACGTACGACGCCTACCGCTGGGCGTTCGAGATCACCGACTGCGCCCATCCCGCCCGACGTGGCCTGCCGACCGCCGAGTTGGCGGGCATCACGCACGACCTCGATGCACGCCAGGGCCGACCGGGCATGCCCCTGGTGCTGCCGTTCATGAGGTATCTCGCCGCCCACTGCACGGACAGCGTGTGGGCGCAGCAGGTCCTCGTCTGGATCGAGTCGGCCCGTACGCGGCTGGGCATGTCCCCGGTCCCGGTCCCTCCCCGAGCCGACCCCGAGCAGGTCGGCCTGCATGTGCGGTTCGAGGAGGACACAGAACGGGATGGCGCCTACTGGGTGCGGATGTGGCTCTACCGCAACGAGGGTTTCGAGACGCTCTGGGAGTCGGACCAGCCACTGGACCCGGCCGGGACCCGGCGGGCGCTGGCCCGTCTCCTGGACGAGACGCACGCGTGCGACGTGCGACGTATCGAGTTCCATGTACCGCTCGGTCTGCTGGCCGAGCCGTTCGAATCCTGGCGGCTGCCCATCGGCAGGCGCCGCAAACCCGTCGAGCTCGGCCAGACGTTCGAGGTCGTGGTGCGTTGCCCGCAAGAGCGGGACGGCCTGGCCGGGGCGCTCTGGCTTCGCAAGTGGCAGTGGCTGAAGGCTCATGGCGGAACGGATCCGCAGGCGGTGAGGGAACTGCGGGACGAGGGCGTGTCCGTGGAACTCGGCACCATACTCCAGGCCGCCGAGTCCCCCGTCTGTGTACTGGCCGACGTCTCCGGGCCGCGTCTGACGGAGACGATCGAAGCAGTGCTCGACGCCGGCGTTCCGATCGCCGTGTGGCACCGGGACGGCGGTGAACCCGGTCGCATCGCCGCGATCCTCGCCGAACAGTGGGACCCGGAGGAACTGAACGTCCGACGGCTGCCCTTCCTGGTGTGGCAGTCCAGGATCCCGAACGCGGCTTCCACCGCGCGGACAGGACGTACGTCCGCCGCCCGTCTTGCGTTGATGTGGGACGACCCTGAACGTGTACCCGAAAGGCGGGCATTGTCATGA